The Paenibacillus sp. FSL R7-0345 DNA segment ATGTCCGGTCTCGCGGATCGCATCGCCGGTTGCATCATTAAGCTCAGTAGGAAACGGGCCGTCTCCAACACGTGTAGTGTAAGCCTTGGCAACACCGATGACCTGCTTGATCTTCGACGGGCCTACGCCGGAACCGATACATACGCCGCCAGCAGACGGATTGGAGGAAGTTACGAACGGATAAGTTCCCTGGTCGATATCCAGCATGACACCCTGCGCGCCCTCGAACAATACTTTGTGATCAGCATCGATTGCATCATTCAGAATAACGGAGGTATCTGTTACATAACCGCGCAGCACCTCTGCATATTCCAGATATTTTGTCAGAATCTCTTCTACATCAAGCGGCTCTGCGCCGTATACCTGCGTAATTACCTGGTTTTTCTCAGTCACCAGATGACGCAGTCTCAGCTCGAATTCCTCGGCATCCATCAGATCAGCAATCCGGATACCGTTACGGGCGGCTTTGTCCATATAAGCAGGGCCAATCCCTTTGCGGGTCGTTCCGATCTTGTTCGGACCCTTGCGGTCTTCTTCCAGCGCATCCAGCAGCATATGGTACGGCATGATAACATGGGCGCGGTCGCTGATGACCAGATTCTTCGTATCAAAGCCATTTTCATGAATATAATTAATTTCTTGGATCAGGGCTTCAGGATTGATGACCATTCCGTTACCGATTACACAAGTCTTCTCTTTATAAAATACACCAGATGGAATCAGGCTCAGCTTGAACTTCTTACCGTCAATCAGAATCGTGTGACCGGCATTGTTGCCCCCCTGATAACGGGCGACCACATCTGCGCTCTCTGCCAGAAAGTCTGTGATCTTCCCTTTGCCTTCGTCTCCCCATTGTGTTCCCACGACGACTACCGTTGACATATTCATTCCTCCGTTGGTGCCAGCTTTAGCACCATTATTTATAATAATATGGGCTCTGTACAGCAATCTTATGTACGCAGCCCTCCGGACGCTATGCGGGTTTAACCCGCTAAAGCACAATAACCAGTGTAACAGCGGTACTTTTCAAAGTCAAATAAAAACGAACGATCACACAAGTAAATGTATGATCGTTCGGATATTGTGCTTAAACTGCCTAACCTGCAAACGGTTCGGCGTGCGCCCGCTCGTAGTTGACGAACTTGTTAAAGTTCTTCAAAAACACTAGCTCTACGGTGCCCACCGGGCCGTTACGCTGCTTGGCAATAATGATTTCAATGATATTTTTCTTCTCCGTGTCCTGGTTATAGTAATCATCACGGTACAGGAAGGCTACGATATCGGCATCCTGCTCGATTGAACCGGACTCACGAAGGTCACTCATCATCGGGCGTTTATCCTGACGCTGCTCTACACCGCGGCTGAGCTGGGACAGGGCAATGACCGGCACATCCAGCTCACGGGCAATCTGCTTCAGTGTACGGGAAATCTCGGAGACCTCCTGCTGACGGTTCTCCCCGGCCTTTCCCCGCCCCTGAATCAGCTGCAGGTAGTCGATGACAATCATGCCAAGGCCCTTTTCCTTCTTCAGTCTGCGGCATTTGGCACGGATATCGGTAACCGTAATTCCCGGAGTGTCATCGATGTAGATTTCTGACTCGCCCAAGGCCTGGATGCCCATCGTCAGCTTGGACCAGTCATCATCATTTTTGAATTCACCGGTACGCATCACATTGGCATCCAGATTCGCTTCGGCGCAAATCATACGCTGCACCAGCTGCGCTGCTGACATTTCCAGACTGAAAATAGCTACGGTCTCTTTGGCACGGACCGCTACATTCTGGGCTATATTCAGGGCAAACGCCGTCTTGCCGACAGATGGGCGGGCAGCAACAATGATCAGGTCATTGCGCTGAAAGCCGTTAGTCATATGGTCAAGATCGACAAAGCCGCTCGGGATTCCCGAAGTACCGCCTTTATTCTGATGGAGGAGCTCAACACGGTCAAATACCTCCATGACTACATCACGAATAGCGATGAAGCCGCTGCCGCTGCGGCGGTTGGAAATTTCCAGAATCCGCCGCTCGGCATCGCTCAGCATAATGCCTACATCTTCACCGCCGGTATAACCTTCGCTGACAATCTGCGTTGCTGTACGGATAAGCCGCCGCAGCATCGCCTTTTCTTCAATGATCTGGGCATAGTAGTCCACGTTGGCTGCGGTCGGCACTGCATGCGCCAGCTTAGCCAGATAGCTGACACCGCCGATATCCTCAAGCTCTCCCTTATCCTGAAGGCGGGAGGTCAGTGTAATCAGGTCAATCGGCTGGCTCTCTTCTCCGAGCTGCACCATCGCCTCAAAGATCATCTGATGCGGTTTGTCGTAGAAGTCTTCGGTTTGTACCCGCTCCATCGCTGTAATCAGCGCCTCATCATTGAGCAGAACAGCACCTAGTACGGCCTGCTCCGCCTCCAGATTCTGCGGGGGGATCCGATCGAAAAAGAGATCTCCACCCATTTTACTCCTCCGTTACCTGAACCGTGAGGTTAGCCTTTACTTCAGTATGCAGCTTCACATGAATCTGGAATGTGCCAATATGGCGGATTGGATCGTTCAGTTCAATTTTGCGTTTGTCGATAACGATTCCCTGGGTTGCCGCCAGCGTCTCAGCGATTTGCTTGCTGGTAATGGCTCCAAACAGCCGGCCGCCTTCACCTGATTTGGCTTTGAGCGTCAGGGTCAGCTCGTCCAGCTTCTTGCCAAGCTGTACCGCTTCCTCTTTCTCCTGATCCTTCTTGCGCTGCTCAGCGGCAGCCTGGTTCTCCAGTGTCTTTACGTTGCCGTCAGTAGCTGCACGAACCAGCCCGCGCGGCAGCAGGAAGTTCGTTGCATAACCTTCAGATACCTCTTTAACCTGACCTTTTTTACCTTGACCCTTAACATCTTTTATAAAAATGACCTTCATTCGAACAGCCCCTCTTTCGCTTCAATTTCCGCCAGTACCTCAAGCAGTCTGGCCTCTGCTTCCTTACAGGTTCCTTCAAGCTGCACCGCCGCGTTGGACAGGTGTCCGCCGCCACCCAGCTTCTCCATCACGACCTGCACGTTCATCCGTCCCAGTGAGCGGGCGCTGATGCCGATCAGTCCGTCAGGACGCTCGCTGATGACAAAGGATGCTACCACGTTCGTCATGCCCAGGAGTGTATCTGCAGTCTGGGCAATCAGCAGCTGCGGGATCTTCATGCCCGGTGACGTTACAACCAGTGCAATATGATCATACACCATCCGCGCATGCTTGATAATTTCGGCTTTGGAGATATACTCCTGCAGATCCTCCTTAAGCATGCGCTGGATCAGGATCGTATCCGCACCGATCCGCCGCAGGAAGCCTGCTGCCTCAAATGTGCGTGAGCCGGTATGGAGGGCAAAATGCTTCGTGTCCACCGTAATACCGGCCAGCAGCATCGTCGCCTCCAGCGGGCTAAGCTTGATCTTGTCGTGAATATACTGCAATAGCTCTGTTACAAGCTCACAGGTTGAAGATGCGTACGGCTCCAGATAAACGAGCACGGCATCATTGATAAACTCCTCGCCCCGCCGGTGGTGGTCAACGACTACAATGCGGCTGGCATACTGTACGAGCCGCGGCTCCATTGTCATAGAGGACTTATGGGTATCTACAACGATCAGCAGTGTATGCTCGGTCATCATCTGCAGAGCCTGCTCTGTAGTAATGAAGTTCCGGTACAGCTCCTCATCCTTTTTAATCTGCTCCAGCATCCGGGTTATCGACGGATTGGGCCCCTCCATAACAATACTGGCTTCTACATTGTACATCTGCGCTGCCTTCAGCAGGCCGATTGATGCACCGATCGCATCAATGTCCGGCGTGCGGTGCCCCATAATCAGCACCCGGTCACTCTCTTGCATCAGGTCGCGCAGCGCATGGGCAATAACTCTGGCCCGGACTCTGGTCCGCTTCTCGGCCGCATTGCTCTTGCCGCCGTAGAAGGAGAGACGCTGCCCTGCCTTCACAGCAGCCTGATCGCCGCCTCGTCCCAGCGCCATATCCAGGCTGGATTGCGCCAGCGCCCCAAGCTCACTGGCAGACTCCGAGCCATAGGCAAGCCCGATGCTCAGCGTCATCGGCACCTTAAGATCAGCTGTCATCTCGCGTATTTCGTCGAGAATGACGAACCGGCTCTCTTCCAGCGCCTGGAGGCTGCGGTGATTAAGCAGCATCAGATACCGCTCTGACGACAGCCGCCGCAGATAGACTTCGAATTGCTTGCTCCATTCCGTAATCTCGCTTGCCACCTTGGCAATCAGTGAGGTACGCTGCTGGTCATCCATGCCTTGTGCCGCTTCATCCAGATTGTCCATCATTACAATACCGATGGCCAGCTTCTCTTCCTCATAACGTTCACGAAGCACGACAAGCTCCGTAATATCGTAAAGGTACAGCATGCGTTCGCTTGGAATGATCACCGCCTGGTAATGCCGGTCATCCACTGTGAACTCCTGCCTCACATCCTTCAGTGTGCCGATATCCCGGGCGGCCTCCCTTTTCACAGGTCCGCCTGCAGCCAGTGCAGGCACAACATCGGGCATGAGCTCCTGGAGCTCTTCCCCCACCAGGGTTTTACGGCTAAAGATATCACCGGCATTACGGTTATGCCACTCCACAGTGCGGTCCTCACTGTACAGGATGATGCCGAGCGGAAGCATACTGACCGCCTCGCCCTCAACCCGCTTGATCCGGAAGGACAGCCCGTTGATATACTCCACCAGATTGCGCCGGAATGAGAGCTCCGCCTGCAGCATCGAGAAGCACAGCGTGCCAGCCAGAAACAGGCTGGCCACACCCAGAACCCAGTTATAGCTGCTGACAATGATAATAAGGACCAGCATCAGCAGGAACGCCCATACGGTATGATAGCCGTGCCAGCGTCTTTGCAGAAATTTAGGCATGACCTCTCACCCTATCGTTTCGATTTCTTCACAAACTCCCGCAACGGGAAGGCAATGTCGATAACACCGATAATCCATAGTCCCGGTATCCAGAGAACGAGCAGTGACAGCACAATCGCTATAACCTTGCTCCATTTAAGCTGATGCACAATATAGAACATAAAGCCGATCGTCTGGATGATAAAGACAGCCTGGAGCAGCGGCATCAGGTTGGCACTAATCATCGGCATAAAGCCGCTGTCCGAATTGCCAAAGATGAAGCTGAGGATAACGCCGATCAGGTAGTACCAGATAAACGATCTGGAGAGTCTCCATTCACGTGCAGGCTTCAGTCTTGGAACCGCATATTCCATACTGTTAAGTATAGGGCGGACGATGGAATGGGTAATTACAGCCATTATAAAAGAGCTCATGATCAGCGTTATAGGAATAACCTGTATGGTCATAAAGCTGATATCACTTACATCTTTGGATGTGAGAATGAATTCGCTGGCCAACGGGTTGCCTGTACCGAGTTCAGCCAGAATGTCTGCAATCATCTGCACCGTATCCGTCACATATCCGGTAAGACTAAAATCAAACAGCGCCGTACCCAAGACCAGCAGCAGCAGGAACTGCCCGAGAATCGTGATAGTTCCGGCCAGAATGGTGGACAATGCCGTGGCGCGTTTCTTGTACCATCTTCCCATAACAAGCGCAGGAATCAGGAAATAGAGCGCTAACAGCACATAAACAGGTGTAATCAGGCCTACGATCAGCAGGACCGGTAACAGATGAAGAATAAACTGTTTCGTGTTCAGCGTAGTGAACAGCACTACAGCCGGAATAATCAGAAATAGTGTAGTAATAATGAGCAGCGGGGTGGATAGGGATAGCAGCAGCAGTAAGTA contains these protein-coding regions:
- a CDS encoding adenylosuccinate synthase encodes the protein MSTVVVVGTQWGDEGKGKITDFLAESADVVARYQGGNNAGHTILIDGKKFKLSLIPSGVFYKEKTCVIGNGMVINPEALIQEINYIHENGFDTKNLVISDRAHVIMPYHMLLDALEEDRKGPNKIGTTRKGIGPAYMDKAARNGIRIADLMDAEEFELRLRHLVTEKNQVITQVYGAEPLDVEEILTKYLEYAEVLRGYVTDTSVILNDAIDADHKVLFEGAQGVMLDIDQGTYPFVTSSNPSAGGVCIGSGVGPSKIKQVIGVAKAYTTRVGDGPFPTELNDATGDAIRETGHEYGTVTGRPRRVGWFDSVVVRHARRVSGITGLSLNSLDVLSGLETVKICTGYKYRGEIITHYPASLKMLAECEAVYEELPGWSEDITGAKTLADLPANTRRYVERVSELTGIPIAIFSVGRNREQTNQVLPIYV
- the dnaB gene encoding replicative DNA helicase gives rise to the protein MGGDLFFDRIPPQNLEAEQAVLGAVLLNDEALITAMERVQTEDFYDKPHQMIFEAMVQLGEESQPIDLITLTSRLQDKGELEDIGGVSYLAKLAHAVPTAANVDYYAQIIEEKAMLRRLIRTATQIVSEGYTGGEDVGIMLSDAERRILEISNRRSGSGFIAIRDVVMEVFDRVELLHQNKGGTSGIPSGFVDLDHMTNGFQRNDLIIVAARPSVGKTAFALNIAQNVAVRAKETVAIFSLEMSAAQLVQRMICAEANLDANVMRTGEFKNDDDWSKLTMGIQALGESEIYIDDTPGITVTDIRAKCRRLKKEKGLGMIVIDYLQLIQGRGKAGENRQQEVSEISRTLKQIARELDVPVIALSQLSRGVEQRQDKRPMMSDLRESGSIEQDADIVAFLYRDDYYNQDTEKKNIIEIIIAKQRNGPVGTVELVFLKNFNKFVNYERAHAEPFAG
- the rplI gene encoding 50S ribosomal protein L9; protein product: MKVIFIKDVKGQGKKGQVKEVSEGYATNFLLPRGLVRAATDGNVKTLENQAAAEQRKKDQEKEEAVQLGKKLDELTLTLKAKSGEGGRLFGAITSKQIAETLAATQGIVIDKRKIELNDPIRHIGTFQIHVKLHTEVKANLTVQVTEE
- a CDS encoding DHH family phosphoesterase; its protein translation is MPKFLQRRWHGYHTVWAFLLMLVLIIIVSSYNWVLGVASLFLAGTLCFSMLQAELSFRRNLVEYINGLSFRIKRVEGEAVSMLPLGIILYSEDRTVEWHNRNAGDIFSRKTLVGEELQELMPDVVPALAAGGPVKREAARDIGTLKDVRQEFTVDDRHYQAVIIPSERMLYLYDITELVVLRERYEEEKLAIGIVMMDNLDEAAQGMDDQQRTSLIAKVASEITEWSKQFEVYLRRLSSERYLMLLNHRSLQALEESRFVILDEIREMTADLKVPMTLSIGLAYGSESASELGALAQSSLDMALGRGGDQAAVKAGQRLSFYGGKSNAAEKRTRVRARVIAHALRDLMQESDRVLIMGHRTPDIDAIGASIGLLKAAQMYNVEASIVMEGPNPSITRMLEQIKKDEELYRNFITTEQALQMMTEHTLLIVVDTHKSSMTMEPRLVQYASRIVVVDHHRRGEEFINDAVLVYLEPYASSTCELVTELLQYIHDKIKLSPLEATMLLAGITVDTKHFALHTGSRTFEAAGFLRRIGADTILIQRMLKEDLQEYISKAEIIKHARMVYDHIALVVTSPGMKIPQLLIAQTADTLLGMTNVVASFVISERPDGLIGISARSLGRMNVQVVMEKLGGGGHLSNAAVQLEGTCKEAEARLLEVLAEIEAKEGLFE
- a CDS encoding DUF2232 domain-containing protein; translation: MKFRWTSVAWSIAYLLLLLSLSTPLLIITTLFLIIPAVVLFTTLNTKQFILHLLPVLLIVGLITPVYVLLALYFLIPALVMGRWYKKRATALSTILAGTITILGQFLLLLVLGTALFDFSLTGYVTDTVQMIADILAELGTGNPLASEFILTSKDVSDISFMTIQVIPITLIMSSFIMAVITHSIVRPILNSMEYAVPRLKPAREWRLSRSFIWYYLIGVILSFIFGNSDSGFMPMISANLMPLLQAVFIIQTIGFMFYIVHQLKWSKVIAIVLSLLVLWIPGLWIIGVIDIAFPLREFVKKSKR